The Fibrobacter sp. UWP2 genome includes a window with the following:
- a CDS encoding glycoside hydrolase family 5 protein translates to MRFFRYTLISLVASFGLLACSDDSSSEENSVVAANEGVPGGNAPGEEIVHQENISVDSVALSLSGVAEVGPFLAGGSVLVVELNPETFSLSENSLKASISSNTGSFTLAGPFHSAYASVTASGAFYNYQRLDSTMTVTLRALSEVNDRKNLNVNVLTELEYDRVKKLIGEGMTFMDAKRTAEKEIRAAFNLLPDTTLFENASLYGSGASAVNLLTVTTILLGERSEEEFKMYMASMAADLADNGKWDDDSLRAILADEAYGSSVDYIAFNIADRNKVDAVEVFGPTVMNFWANVYGIGACDESTSGTMLQNTNKLSINYEKYFRCLGGEWLVVSQAVLLSLEKSKEFGECTDDKENVMKTDAANDTYICKKGYWRLATASELANKVVAEAKGECSADKYSSVEFLDSKYYICVSNVWKPIEKKPVDYSKGRKMNERLGRGINLGNAWESSGNGASADCGWNNCIEDGYFKIVKDAGFNSVRIPVRWNADAMRSEPYTLDAGRLAGVKADVSLAIAQGLAVIINIHHYSEMLSAAGNYKKNPDNYKKEKARMVAMWSQIAKEFNSFPDSLLVYEIFNEPRDMDIAQLNDFMLASYKVMRENAPGKTIMFESNGYSKFAQIKNLELPEDGNIIVSGHYYEPYTVTHQGHGYDCSNSLGSWDKSSVKAHFREYVDSTAVHFPDINGGYVPMNMGEFGVSGQHGSSCGGNGVSDALRAEWTDAIIAEAEKYHMSWQYWGFVGVGGFEAYDKNGGKWYPELLQVFSKYLGK, encoded by the coding sequence ATGCGTTTTTTTCGATACACATTGATTTCCCTGGTGGCATCCTTTGGGCTGTTGGCCTGTTCTGACGATTCCTCTTCCGAAGAAAACTCCGTTGTCGCTGCAAACGAAGGGGTCCCTGGCGGTAACGCCCCCGGCGAGGAAATCGTCCATCAGGAGAACATATCGGTGGATTCGGTAGCCCTTTCGCTTTCGGGCGTTGCCGAGGTGGGACCGTTCCTTGCGGGTGGTAGCGTTTTGGTGGTGGAACTCAATCCTGAAACATTTTCGCTGTCCGAGAACTCTTTAAAAGCTTCCATTTCTTCGAATACGGGTAGCTTTACGCTGGCGGGCCCGTTTCATTCGGCGTATGCATCAGTCACGGCGAGCGGCGCGTTCTATAATTATCAACGGCTCGATTCGACGATGACGGTGACCCTGCGTGCCCTTTCGGAAGTGAATGACCGCAAGAACCTCAACGTGAATGTGCTCACCGAACTGGAATACGATCGCGTCAAAAAGCTGATTGGAGAAGGCATGACCTTCATGGACGCCAAGCGCACTGCCGAAAAGGAGATCCGCGCCGCGTTTAACCTTTTGCCCGATACGACGCTCTTCGAAAACGCCTCCCTTTATGGCTCGGGCGCCTCGGCAGTCAATCTGCTTACAGTGACGACCATCCTTTTGGGAGAACGTTCCGAGGAGGAATTCAAGATGTACATGGCGTCGATGGCAGCCGACTTGGCCGACAACGGCAAGTGGGATGACGACAGCCTGCGTGCCATTTTGGCCGACGAGGCCTACGGCAGTTCCGTTGATTACATTGCCTTCAACATTGCCGACCGTAACAAAGTCGATGCTGTGGAGGTGTTTGGACCGACAGTCATGAACTTTTGGGCAAACGTCTATGGCATTGGGGCGTGCGACGAGTCTACGAGCGGCACAATGCTCCAGAATACAAATAAATTAAGCATTAATTACGAAAAGTATTTCAGGTGCTTGGGCGGGGAATGGCTCGTTGTTTCGCAGGCAGTCCTTTTGAGCCTTGAAAAAAGCAAGGAGTTCGGCGAGTGTACAGACGATAAAGAAAATGTGATGAAGACTGACGCGGCAAATGACACCTACATTTGCAAAAAGGGCTACTGGCGCCTTGCCACGGCATCGGAACTCGCCAACAAGGTGGTCGCCGAAGCCAAGGGCGAATGCTCCGCCGACAAGTATAGTTCGGTCGAATTCCTGGATTCCAAGTACTACATTTGCGTTTCCAATGTTTGGAAGCCGATCGAAAAAAAACCGGTGGATTACTCCAAGGGCCGTAAGATGAATGAACGCCTTGGCCGCGGCATCAACCTGGGTAACGCCTGGGAATCGAGCGGCAACGGCGCCTCGGCGGATTGCGGTTGGAACAACTGCATCGAGGACGGCTATTTTAAGATTGTGAAGGATGCGGGTTTTAATTCGGTGCGCATCCCTGTGCGCTGGAATGCCGACGCCATGAGGAGTGAACCCTATACACTTGATGCAGGCCGCCTCGCGGGAGTCAAGGCCGACGTGTCGCTCGCCATTGCGCAAGGGCTTGCCGTCATTATCAACATCCATCATTATTCCGAGATGCTGAGTGCTGCGGGCAATTACAAAAAGAACCCGGACAACTATAAAAAAGAGAAGGCCCGCATGGTGGCCATGTGGTCTCAAATCGCCAAAGAGTTCAACTCGTTCCCCGACAGCCTCCTTGTATACGAAATCTTTAACGAACCGCGCGACATGGACATTGCGCAGCTCAATGACTTTATGCTCGCCTCCTACAAGGTGATGCGCGAAAACGCCCCCGGCAAGACCATCATGTTTGAATCCAATGGCTATTCTAAGTTTGCCCAGATCAAGAACCTGGAACTGCCCGAAGACGGCAACATCATTGTGAGCGGCCACTATTACGAGCCCTACACGGTGACGCACCAAGGCCACGGCTACGACTGCAGCAATTCGCTCGGTAGCTGGGACAAGTCATCGGTCAAGGCGCACTTTAGGGAATACGTGGACTCCACGGCGGTCCATTTCCCCGACATCAACGGCGGTTACGTGCCCATGAACATGGGCGAGTTTGGAGTTTCGGGTCAGCACGGTTCCTCGTGCGGCGGTAACGGGGTCTCCGATGCCCTGCGTGCCGAGTGGACGGACGCCATCATCGCCGAAGCCGAAAAGTATCACATGTCCTGGCAGTATTGGGGCTTTGTGGGCGTGGGCGGCTTTGAAGCCTACGACAAAAACGGCGGCAAGTGGTACCCCGAACTCCTCCAAGTATTCAGCAAGTACTTGGGGAAATAA
- the leuC gene encoding 3-isopropylmalate dehydratase large subunit — translation MGKSLYQKIFESHTVAKLPSGQCQLFIGLHLCHEVTSPQAFAQLREEGQKVLFPERTFATVDHIIPTTFPERNRPLKDGISEEMFSHIENNTKNNGIKFFGPATAEQGVIHIVGPEEGVTQPGMTVACGDSHTATHGAFGAIAFGIGTSQVADVLATQTLAMSPLKTRRIKFTGKLKPGVTAKDVALAYIAKLGVNGGVGYAYEFAGPVIEEMGMEGRMTVCNMAIEGGARVGYCNPDEKTFEYLKGRPYAPKADKWDEAVAYWKSVATDADAQFDDEVEINCDNLEPMVTWGITPAQAIPLNGNMPKISEFEGSEKKVISEAYEYMGWEEGSKMIGRPIDIAFVGSCTNGRLSDLQAAAEIIKGHKVAPTVKMWVVPGSMKIKVEAEALGLDKIFKEAGAEWREAGCSLCLAMNPDKLKGRQVSASSSNRNFKGRQGSPTGRTILMSPAMVAAAAIEGKVTDVRKYIK, via the coding sequence ATGGGAAAATCACTCTATCAGAAGATTTTTGAAAGCCACACGGTAGCAAAGCTCCCGAGCGGCCAGTGCCAGCTCTTTATCGGGCTCCACCTCTGCCACGAAGTCACGAGCCCGCAGGCTTTTGCGCAGCTCCGCGAAGAAGGCCAGAAGGTGCTGTTCCCGGAACGCACTTTCGCCACGGTCGACCACATTATCCCGACCACGTTCCCGGAACGCAACCGCCCGCTCAAGGACGGCATTTCCGAAGAGATGTTCTCCCATATCGAAAACAACACCAAGAACAACGGCATCAAGTTCTTTGGCCCCGCTACCGCCGAACAGGGCGTTATCCACATCGTGGGCCCGGAAGAAGGCGTGACCCAGCCGGGCATGACTGTTGCCTGCGGTGACTCCCACACGGCAACGCACGGTGCCTTCGGTGCAATCGCATTCGGTATCGGCACGAGCCAGGTGGCAGACGTTCTCGCTACCCAGACGCTCGCCATGAGCCCGCTCAAGACTCGCCGCATCAAGTTCACCGGCAAGCTGAAGCCGGGTGTGACCGCCAAGGACGTGGCCCTCGCCTACATCGCAAAGCTCGGCGTGAACGGTGGCGTTGGCTACGCTTACGAATTTGCAGGTCCGGTCATCGAAGAAATGGGCATGGAAGGCCGTATGACGGTCTGCAACATGGCTATCGAAGGCGGCGCCCGCGTCGGTTACTGCAACCCCGACGAAAAGACTTTTGAATACCTCAAGGGCCGTCCGTACGCCCCGAAGGCCGACAAGTGGGACGAAGCCGTCGCTTACTGGAAGTCTGTGGCTACCGACGCCGACGCCCAGTTTGACGACGAAGTTGAAATCAATTGCGACAACCTCGAACCGATGGTGACCTGGGGCATTACGCCTGCCCAGGCCATTCCGCTGAACGGCAACATGCCGAAGATCAGCGAATTCGAAGGCAGCGAAAAGAAGGTCATCTCCGAAGCCTACGAATACATGGGCTGGGAAGAAGGTTCCAAGATGATTGGCCGCCCGATCGACATCGCCTTCGTGGGTAGCTGCACCAACGGCCGCTTGAGCGACTTGCAGGCCGCCGCCGAAATCATCAAGGGCCACAAGGTCGCCCCGACCGTCAAGATGTGGGTCGTTCCTGGTTCCATGAAGATCAAGGTGGAAGCCGAAGCTCTCGGTCTCGACAAGATCTTTAAGGAAGCCGGTGCCGAATGGCGCGAAGCAGGCTGCTCGCTCTGCCTCGCCATGAACCCGGACAAGCTCAAGGGTCGCCAGGTGAGCGCAAGCTCCAGCAACCGTAACTTCAAGGGCCGTCAGGGCAGCCCCACGGGCCGCACCATCCTCATGAGCCCCGCCATGGTGGCCGCCGCCGCCATCGAAGGCAAGGTCACCGACGTCCGCAAGTACATCAAGTAA
- a CDS encoding mobile mystery protein A, protein MNERLILLRALAHKTGNLAQLRDAQPPKQGWISAVRRALGMTAKQLAERVGLSQPRIAKMELNESNLKISTMKKIAEGLDCDFVYGFIPKSSLQETIKRQAHKKAEAILSSVNTNMALENQLADDPHILTDMADEMIAKNIRRIWDK, encoded by the coding sequence ATGAACGAAAGGTTGATTTTGCTCAGGGCTCTTGCCCATAAGACGGGAAACCTCGCCCAGCTTCGCGACGCCCAACCTCCCAAGCAAGGGTGGATTTCCGCCGTTCGTCGGGCTCTCGGAATGACCGCAAAACAACTTGCGGAACGCGTCGGGCTTTCTCAGCCGCGCATCGCCAAGATGGAACTCAACGAAAGCAACCTCAAGATTTCGACCATGAAAAAAATCGCGGAAGGCCTTGACTGCGATTTCGTTTACGGTTTTATCCCCAAGAGCAGCCTGCAGGAGACGATTAAACGACAGGCCCACAAAAAAGCCGAAGCAATCCTATCGAGCGTCAACACGAACATGGCATTGGAAAATCAACTTGCCGATGATCCGCATATCCTGACGGACATGGCCGATGAGATGATAGCCAAGAACATAAGGCGCATTTGGGATAAGTAA
- a CDS encoding 3-isopropylmalate dehydratase small subunit 2 — protein sequence MNSIDIVKGSGVPVRGNDIDTDRIIPARFLKCVTFEGLGDNAFADDIAGLAAQGKVHPFRDPAYKNGSILVSNQNFGCGSSREHAPQALKRWGIRAIIAESYSEIFFGNCVAIGVPCYKVSHEVADKILAWIEAHPSEELVTSTESRTLKMGDETIELTLADGPRGQFLDGSWHARSALMANADKVQELASKLPYMNFLK from the coding sequence ATGAATTCTATCGACATTGTTAAAGGTTCCGGCGTTCCTGTACGCGGCAACGACATCGACACTGACCGTATCATCCCGGCACGCTTCCTCAAGTGCGTCACGTTCGAAGGCCTCGGCGACAACGCCTTTGCCGACGATATCGCTGGCCTCGCCGCACAGGGCAAGGTTCACCCGTTCCGCGATCCGGCCTACAAGAACGGTTCCATTCTCGTTTCGAACCAGAACTTCGGTTGCGGTTCCAGCCGTGAACACGCTCCGCAGGCTCTCAAGCGCTGGGGCATCCGCGCCATCATCGCCGAAAGCTACTCCGAAATCTTCTTCGGTAACTGCGTGGCCATTGGCGTGCCTTGCTACAAGGTGAGCCACGAAGTGGCCGACAAGATTCTCGCTTGGATCGAAGCACACCCGAGCGAAGAACTCGTGACGAGCACCGAAAGCCGCACGCTCAAGATGGGTGACGAAACCATCGAGCTCACGCTTGCTGACGGCCCCCGCGGTCAGTTCCTCGACGGCTCCTGGCACGCACGCTCCGCCCTCATGGCCAACGCCGACAAGGTGCAGGAACTTGCAAGCAAGCTGCCGTACATGAACTTTCTGAAGTAG
- a CDS encoding M23 family metallopeptidase has product MQRRVLDYLYNQGGLTIFAFPGEDADYEALEQFALVQNAGARFVLFDLTAKRDGNTGITVNTLFERDLTEDDIKQLEALQGQGWSFGGYSPVNKSEDAFRKFYHNLELLKKKAPHMVALLPGDEPGACHEYIFHIAKAVVIGGSAIEAAAAYVEDSPALQKAALLWLLKGMPNKKVYPRTYKAIKRSFSKSKEFRDLDWKKSPEKFNEALALLSKAEILRKNPLDGLPKIFVKLFFLFFIVIVLLPFVYPTKIDMDVSNMRDRFAERDKLSVAPSFEYTFDGKETVQRIARYAIGRFNAVITNDKMLKRYIQETMAENGYAYKAWEKNNLIYPPEGTVIKFSRPDNLSKAAADSIGAAWKYWTTIVSDSVAYITEFYHEFASENQRQHNGIDLASRQGARILAPFAAKAWTSKDERGGIIIGLVREKDVVIFMHCDQLLYLDGQEVMPGDPIATVGTTGHTTGPHAHIVTGLISKNGNKRIGNVKYKVIDPIKWFYMFKPSSP; this is encoded by the coding sequence ATGCAGCGCAGGGTTCTGGACTACCTGTACAATCAGGGTGGGCTGACGATCTTCGCCTTCCCCGGCGAAGATGCCGACTACGAAGCCCTGGAACAATTCGCACTGGTGCAAAACGCCGGTGCGCGTTTTGTTCTGTTCGACCTGACCGCCAAACGGGACGGCAACACGGGCATCACGGTCAACACGCTCTTTGAAAGGGACCTGACCGAGGACGACATCAAGCAACTCGAGGCGCTGCAGGGACAGGGCTGGAGCTTTGGCGGCTATTCGCCGGTAAACAAGAGCGAGGACGCCTTCCGCAAGTTTTACCATAACCTGGAGCTTCTCAAAAAAAAGGCGCCCCACATGGTGGCGCTTTTGCCTGGCGACGAACCCGGCGCCTGCCACGAATACATATTCCACATAGCCAAGGCCGTAGTGATTGGCGGTAGCGCGATCGAGGCCGCGGCCGCCTACGTGGAGGACTCCCCCGCCCTGCAAAAGGCAGCGCTCCTGTGGCTCCTCAAGGGGATGCCGAACAAAAAGGTGTACCCCAGAACATACAAGGCGATCAAGCGCAGTTTCTCGAAATCCAAGGAATTCCGCGACCTGGACTGGAAAAAATCCCCCGAAAAATTCAACGAGGCTCTCGCGCTGTTGAGCAAGGCCGAAATTTTGCGCAAAAACCCGCTCGACGGGCTCCCCAAAATTTTTGTCAAGCTGTTCTTCCTCTTTTTTATTGTCATCGTGCTGCTCCCGTTCGTGTACCCCACCAAAATCGACATGGACGTCTCGAACATGCGCGACCGTTTTGCCGAGCGAGACAAGCTCTCGGTGGCGCCCTCCTTTGAATACACATTCGACGGCAAGGAGACGGTGCAGCGCATCGCCCGTTACGCCATCGGGCGTTTCAACGCGGTCATCACAAACGACAAAATGCTCAAACGCTACATCCAAGAGACCATGGCCGAAAACGGCTACGCCTACAAGGCATGGGAAAAGAACAACCTCATCTACCCGCCCGAAGGCACCGTCATCAAGTTCTCAAGGCCCGACAACCTGAGCAAGGCCGCCGCCGACTCCATTGGCGCCGCCTGGAAATACTGGACCACCATCGTCTCTGACAGCGTCGCCTATATTACCGAATTCTACCACGAATTTGCCTCCGAGAACCAACGCCAGCACAACGGCATTGACCTCGCGAGCCGCCAGGGCGCCCGCATACTCGCCCCGTTCGCCGCTAAGGCATGGACCAGCAAGGACGAACGCGGCGGCATCATCATAGGGCTCGTGCGCGAAAAGGACGTGGTCATCTTTATGCACTGCGACCAGCTGCTATACCTGGATGGGCAAGAAGTCATGCCCGGCGACCCCATCGCGACCGTCGGCACGACTGGCCACACCACAGGGCCTCACGCGCACATCGTCACAGGTCTCATCAGCAAAAACGGCAACAAGCGGATCGGCAACGTTAAGTACAAAGTAATTGACCCCATAAAGTGGTTCTACATGTTCAAGCCGAGCTCCCCGTGA